In Brachypodium distachyon strain Bd21 chromosome 2, Brachypodium_distachyon_v3.0, whole genome shotgun sequence, one genomic interval encodes:
- the LOC100822323 gene encoding uncharacterized protein LOC100822323 isoform X2, which yields MGSLDSGAGVGSYKRAAAAAPLPRASAGGGGAARRPGLRSRLARFLLFEKVDYLQWIGTAAAFFFVTILFVAFFPGSAVFENPMLLLPSRRASAGGGVRQSRTEVLLPRDLGGLDTGQGLVFEPTRLREKWARERREEAESLAKLGRPVKRVGVRKPRLALVFGDLFPDAMQLQMVSVASVLEAMGYEMKVFSFEDGPCSNIWRAIGVPVQILPVDTKLLISVDWLDYDGILVNSVEARPVFSSLMQEPFKSIPVIWTVQESSLAHRISEYNSSEMVQILDGWKEVFSRANVIVFPNYILPVMYAAFDSGNYFVIPGSPKVAFQADRLVAKSYDRNVRISLGLGPRDFVIAIVGSQFSYGGHLMDEALVLQAVGPLLQHLQQYSSENSTQTELKVRILSRNVTEKHSPALDVIALNVGFPRGAVEHVAAEYVDNLLGVASLVIYGSCLDEQSFPSVLVQAMSLEKLVIAPDLGMITKYIDDGVNGLLFPRKNIAMLTQVLLQAVSNGELSVLGQKVASVGKIHAKDLMASETIEGYAVLLQNVIKFPAEALTPLSAGEIPLALKQEWKWHLFEHVKHLYHMNESLTGYKILQKIEEEWRSNQKDDARGSTPKIDEAFSTIAWEEERENRIMSIKMRLEEEESGLFVQLKDRSDQTHGTWEEVYRNVKKVDRMKNELHERDEKELERTGQPLCIYEPFFGEGTWPFLHQSSLYRGIGLSSKGRRPGADDIDASSRLPLLNNGYYRDILGEFGAFFALANRIDRIHKNSWIGFQSWRVTARKVNLSKNAESAMLEAIQTQKHGDAFYFWVRMDQDPRSHANQDFWSLCDTINAGNCRLAVLEAFQRMYGMQLDEDLNSLPHMPNAGGTWSVMQSWVLRTRSFLEFVMFSRMFVDALDAQMYDNHHQTGHCILSLHRDKHCYSRVLELIVNVWAFHSARRMVFVNPETGAMHEQHPLDGRRGQMSIQWFSYATLKSMDEDLAEEYDEEHPDRKWLWPQTGEVFWQGVYEREKNMRQQEKERRKQQTKDKIQRIKKRARQKTIGRYIKPLPDDAGRLNDTRTGD from the exons ATGGGCTCCCTCGACAGCGGCGCCGGTGTGGGGAGCTAcaagcgcgcggcggcggcggcgccgctgccgcgcgcctcggcgggcggtggaggcgcggcgcggaggcCGGGCCTGAGATCCAGGCTCGCGCGGTTCCTGCTGTTCGAGAAGGTGGACTACCTCCAGTGGATCGGCACCGccgcggccttcttcttcgtcaCCATCCTCTtcgtcgccttcttccccggatCGGCCGTCTTCGAGAACCCGATGCTGCTGCTCCCCTCCCGACGCGCCAGCGCGGGCGGGGGCGTGAGACAGAGCAGGACCGAGGTCTTGCTTCCTCGCGACCTCGGCGGGCTGGACACCGGCCAGGGCCTGGTGTTCGAGCCGACAAGACTGCGGGAGAAGTGGGCGAGGGAGCGGAGGGAGGAGGCTGAGAGCTTGGCGAAGCTCGGGAGGCCCGTGAAAAGGGTCGGGGTTCGGAAGCCGCGCCTCGCCTTG GTGTTTGGGGATCTCTTCCCGGACGCAATGCAGCTTCAGATGGTTAGCGTCGCTTCGGTGCTGGAGGCAATGGGCTACGAAATGAAG GTTTTCTCATTTGAGGATGGCCCATGTAGTAATATATGGAGGGCCATCGGCGTACCAGTTCAGATCTTACCTGTGGACACGAAGTTACTTATTTCTGTAGATTGGCTAGA CTATGACGGCATACTTGTAAATTCAGTTGAAGCAAGACCAGTATTTTCAAG TCTTATGCAGGAGCCTTTCAAATCCATACCTGTAATTTGGACTGTGCAAGAGAGTTCCCTTGCTCATCGTATTAGTGAATATAATTCTAGTGAGATGGTTCAGATCCTAGATGGTTGGAAAGAAGTCTTCAGCAGGGCAAATGTTATAGTTTTCCCAAACTATATATTGCCG GTAATGTATGCTGCATTTGATTCTGGTAACTATTTTGTGATTCCAGGTTCTCCTAAAGTAGCATTTCAAGCTGATAGATTAGTTGCCAAAAGTTATGACCGAAATGTGAGAATCAGCTTGGGTTTAGGTCCAAGAGATTTTGTAATTGCTATTGTTGGTAGTCAATTTTCATATGGTGGGCATTTGATGGACGAGGCACTTGTGTTGCAAGCAGTGGGGCCTCTTTTACAACATTTACAGCAGTATTCTTCTGAGAATAGCACACAGACAGAACTGAAAGTGAGAATCTTGTCGAGAAATGTAACTGAGAAGCATAGTCCGGCTCTTGAC GTTATTGCTTTAAATGTTGGCTTCCCAAGAGGTGCAGTGGAGCATGTTGCTGCTGAATATGTGGATAATCTCCTTGGTGTAGCTAGCCTTGTCATATACGGTTCTTGCCTTGATGAGCAATCTTTTCCCAGTGTGTTAGTCCAAGCAATGAGTCTTGAGAAGCTGGTTATAGCTCCGGACCTTGGAATGATCACAAAATAT ATTGATGATGGGGTAAATGGACTTCTTTTCCCAAGAAAGAATATTGCCATGTTAACTCAAGTCCTACTGCAAGCGGTATCAAATGGAGAATTATCCGTTCTAGGGCAAAAAGTTGCATCGGTTGGTAAAATCCACGCCAAGGATCTAATGGCTTCTGAAACTATTGAAGGCTATGCTGTACTATTGCAAAATGTTATCAAGTTTCCTGCTGAAGCACTAACTCCGTTAAGCGCTGGGGAGATACCTTTGGCTTTGAAACAAGAGTGGAAATGGCATCTATTTGAGCATGTGAAGCACTTGTACCATATGAATGAGAGTTTGACTGGCTATAAAATACTCCAGAAAATAGAGGAGGAGTGGCGCAGCAACCAAAAGGACGATGCTCGCGGTAGTACACCAAAGATTGATGAAGCATTCTCTACCATTGCatgggaggaagagagagaaaataggATTATGAGCATCAAAATGAGattggaagaagaggag AGTGGATTGTTTGTGCAGTTAAAGGATAGGAGTGATCAGACTCATGGAACATGGGAGGAAGTGTATAGAAATGTCAAAAAAGTGGACAGGATGAAGAATGAATTGCATGAAAGAGATGAAAAGGAGCTTGAGCGGACGGGTCAGCCACTGTGTATATACGAGCCATTCTTTGGGGAGGGGACTTGGCCCTTCCTGCATCAAAGCTCCCTGTACCGTGGAATTGGTCTG TCTTCAAAAGGTCGAAGACCTGGAGCAGATGACATTGATGCTTCTTCTCGTCTTCCGCTTCTGAACAATGGGTACTACAGAGATATTCTTGGTGAATTTGGAGCTTTCTTTGCCCTGGCTAACAGGATTGACCGGATTCACAAGAATTCTTGGATAGGATTTCAATCCTGGAGGGTGACGGCAAGAAAG GTAAACTTGTCGAAAAATGCTGAATCTGCGATGTTGGAAGCCATCCAAACTCAAAAGCATGGAGATGCCTTCTATTTTTGGGTTCGAATGGACCAGGATCCAAGAAGTCACGCTAATCAAGATTTCTGGTCCCTGTGTGACACTATCAATGCTGGGAACTGCAG GTTAGCTGTTTTGGAGGCTTTTCAAAGGATGTATGGCATGCAGCTTGATGAAGATTTGAATTCTCTGCCACATATGCCTAATGCTGGAGGCACGTGGTCTGTGATGCAAAGTTGGGTTTTGCGTACAAGATCATTCCTGGAATTTGTAATGTTCTCAAG GATGTTCGTAGATGCGCTGGATGCACAAATGTATGACAATCATCATCAAACTGGGCATTGCATCTTGAGTCTCCACAGG GACAAGCACTGCTATTCTCGTGTTCTTGAGTTGATCGTGAACGTTTGGGCATTCCACAGTGCACGGAGGATGGTTTTTGTAAACCCAGAGACGGGTGCAATGCATGAGCAGCATCCGCTTGATGGCAGGCGAGGTCAAATGTCAATCCAATGGTTTTCCTATGCAACTCTGAAGAGCATGGACGAAGACTTAGCAGAGGAATATGATGAGGAACACCCTGACAGAAAGTGGCTCTGGCCACAAACCGGCGAAGTCTTCTGGCAAGGTGTGTACGAGAGGGAGAAGAACATGCGGCagcaggagaaggagcggaGGAAGCAACAGACCAAAGACAAGATCCAGAGAATCAAGAAGAGAGCTCGCCAAAAGACGATAGGGAGATATATAAAGCCACTGCCAGATGATGCGGGTCGCTTAAACGACACGAGGACAGGAGATTGA
- the LOC100822323 gene encoding uncharacterized protein LOC100822323 isoform X4, which translates to MGSLDSGAGVGSYKRAAAAAPLPRASAGGGGAARRPGLRSRLARFLLFEKVDYLQWIGTAAAFFFVTILFVAFFPGSAVFENPMLLLPSRRASAGGGVRQSRTEVLLPRDLGGLDTGQGLVFEPTRLREKWARERREEAESLAKLGRPVKRVGVRKPRLALVFGDLFPDAMQLQMVSVASVLEAMGYEMKVFSFEDGPCSNIWRAIGVPVQILPVDTKLLISVDWLDYDGILVNSVEARPVFSSLMQEPFKSIPVIWTVQESSLAHRISEYNSSEMVQILDGWKEVFSRANVIVFPNYILPVMYAAFDSGNYFVIPGSPKVAFQADRLVAKSYDRNVRISLGLGPRDFVIAIVGSQFSYGGHLMDEALVLQAVGPLLQHLQQYSSENSTQTELKVRILSRNVTEKHSPALDVIALNVGFPRGAVEHVAAEYVDNLLGVASLVIYGSCLDEQSFPSVLVQAMSLEKLVIAPDLGMITKYIDDGVNGLLFPRKNIAMLTQVLLQAVSNGELSVLGQKVASVGKIHAKDLMASETIEGYAVLLQNVIKFPAEALTPLSAGEIPLALKQEWKWHLFEHVKHLYHMNESLTGYKILQKIEEEWRSNQKDDARGSTPKIDEAFSTIAWEEERENRIMSIKMRLEEEELKDRSDQTHGTWEEVYRNVKKVDRMKNELHERDEKELERTGQPLCIYEPFFGEGTWPFLHQSSLYRGIGLSSKGRRPGADDIDASSRLPLLNNGYYRDILGEFGAFFALANRIDRIHKNSWIGFQSWRVTARKVNLSKNAESAMLEAIQTQKHGDAFYFWVRMDQDPRSHANQDFWSLCDTINAGNCRLAVLEAFQRMYGMQLDEDLNSLPHMPNAGGTWSVMQSWVLRTRSFLEFVMFSRMFVDALDAQMYDNHHQTGHCILSLHRDKHCYSRVLELIVNVWAFHSARRMVFVNPETGAMHEQHPLDGRRGQMSIQWFSYATLKSMDEDLAEEYDEEHPDRKWLWPQTGEVFWQGVYEREKNMRQQEKERRKQQTKDKIQRIKKRARQKTIGRYIKPLPDDAGRLNDTRTGD; encoded by the exons ATGGGCTCCCTCGACAGCGGCGCCGGTGTGGGGAGCTAcaagcgcgcggcggcggcggcgccgctgccgcgcgcctcggcgggcggtggaggcgcggcgcggaggcCGGGCCTGAGATCCAGGCTCGCGCGGTTCCTGCTGTTCGAGAAGGTGGACTACCTCCAGTGGATCGGCACCGccgcggccttcttcttcgtcaCCATCCTCTtcgtcgccttcttccccggatCGGCCGTCTTCGAGAACCCGATGCTGCTGCTCCCCTCCCGACGCGCCAGCGCGGGCGGGGGCGTGAGACAGAGCAGGACCGAGGTCTTGCTTCCTCGCGACCTCGGCGGGCTGGACACCGGCCAGGGCCTGGTGTTCGAGCCGACAAGACTGCGGGAGAAGTGGGCGAGGGAGCGGAGGGAGGAGGCTGAGAGCTTGGCGAAGCTCGGGAGGCCCGTGAAAAGGGTCGGGGTTCGGAAGCCGCGCCTCGCCTTG GTGTTTGGGGATCTCTTCCCGGACGCAATGCAGCTTCAGATGGTTAGCGTCGCTTCGGTGCTGGAGGCAATGGGCTACGAAATGAAG GTTTTCTCATTTGAGGATGGCCCATGTAGTAATATATGGAGGGCCATCGGCGTACCAGTTCAGATCTTACCTGTGGACACGAAGTTACTTATTTCTGTAGATTGGCTAGA CTATGACGGCATACTTGTAAATTCAGTTGAAGCAAGACCAGTATTTTCAAG TCTTATGCAGGAGCCTTTCAAATCCATACCTGTAATTTGGACTGTGCAAGAGAGTTCCCTTGCTCATCGTATTAGTGAATATAATTCTAGTGAGATGGTTCAGATCCTAGATGGTTGGAAAGAAGTCTTCAGCAGGGCAAATGTTATAGTTTTCCCAAACTATATATTGCCG GTAATGTATGCTGCATTTGATTCTGGTAACTATTTTGTGATTCCAGGTTCTCCTAAAGTAGCATTTCAAGCTGATAGATTAGTTGCCAAAAGTTATGACCGAAATGTGAGAATCAGCTTGGGTTTAGGTCCAAGAGATTTTGTAATTGCTATTGTTGGTAGTCAATTTTCATATGGTGGGCATTTGATGGACGAGGCACTTGTGTTGCAAGCAGTGGGGCCTCTTTTACAACATTTACAGCAGTATTCTTCTGAGAATAGCACACAGACAGAACTGAAAGTGAGAATCTTGTCGAGAAATGTAACTGAGAAGCATAGTCCGGCTCTTGAC GTTATTGCTTTAAATGTTGGCTTCCCAAGAGGTGCAGTGGAGCATGTTGCTGCTGAATATGTGGATAATCTCCTTGGTGTAGCTAGCCTTGTCATATACGGTTCTTGCCTTGATGAGCAATCTTTTCCCAGTGTGTTAGTCCAAGCAATGAGTCTTGAGAAGCTGGTTATAGCTCCGGACCTTGGAATGATCACAAAATAT ATTGATGATGGGGTAAATGGACTTCTTTTCCCAAGAAAGAATATTGCCATGTTAACTCAAGTCCTACTGCAAGCGGTATCAAATGGAGAATTATCCGTTCTAGGGCAAAAAGTTGCATCGGTTGGTAAAATCCACGCCAAGGATCTAATGGCTTCTGAAACTATTGAAGGCTATGCTGTACTATTGCAAAATGTTATCAAGTTTCCTGCTGAAGCACTAACTCCGTTAAGCGCTGGGGAGATACCTTTGGCTTTGAAACAAGAGTGGAAATGGCATCTATTTGAGCATGTGAAGCACTTGTACCATATGAATGAGAGTTTGACTGGCTATAAAATACTCCAGAAAATAGAGGAGGAGTGGCGCAGCAACCAAAAGGACGATGCTCGCGGTAGTACACCAAAGATTGATGAAGCATTCTCTACCATTGCatgggaggaagagagagaaaataggATTATGAGCATCAAAATGAGattggaagaagaggag TTAAAGGATAGGAGTGATCAGACTCATGGAACATGGGAGGAAGTGTATAGAAATGTCAAAAAAGTGGACAGGATGAAGAATGAATTGCATGAAAGAGATGAAAAGGAGCTTGAGCGGACGGGTCAGCCACTGTGTATATACGAGCCATTCTTTGGGGAGGGGACTTGGCCCTTCCTGCATCAAAGCTCCCTGTACCGTGGAATTGGTCTG TCTTCAAAAGGTCGAAGACCTGGAGCAGATGACATTGATGCTTCTTCTCGTCTTCCGCTTCTGAACAATGGGTACTACAGAGATATTCTTGGTGAATTTGGAGCTTTCTTTGCCCTGGCTAACAGGATTGACCGGATTCACAAGAATTCTTGGATAGGATTTCAATCCTGGAGGGTGACGGCAAGAAAG GTAAACTTGTCGAAAAATGCTGAATCTGCGATGTTGGAAGCCATCCAAACTCAAAAGCATGGAGATGCCTTCTATTTTTGGGTTCGAATGGACCAGGATCCAAGAAGTCACGCTAATCAAGATTTCTGGTCCCTGTGTGACACTATCAATGCTGGGAACTGCAG GTTAGCTGTTTTGGAGGCTTTTCAAAGGATGTATGGCATGCAGCTTGATGAAGATTTGAATTCTCTGCCACATATGCCTAATGCTGGAGGCACGTGGTCTGTGATGCAAAGTTGGGTTTTGCGTACAAGATCATTCCTGGAATTTGTAATGTTCTCAAG GATGTTCGTAGATGCGCTGGATGCACAAATGTATGACAATCATCATCAAACTGGGCATTGCATCTTGAGTCTCCACAGG GACAAGCACTGCTATTCTCGTGTTCTTGAGTTGATCGTGAACGTTTGGGCATTCCACAGTGCACGGAGGATGGTTTTTGTAAACCCAGAGACGGGTGCAATGCATGAGCAGCATCCGCTTGATGGCAGGCGAGGTCAAATGTCAATCCAATGGTTTTCCTATGCAACTCTGAAGAGCATGGACGAAGACTTAGCAGAGGAATATGATGAGGAACACCCTGACAGAAAGTGGCTCTGGCCACAAACCGGCGAAGTCTTCTGGCAAGGTGTGTACGAGAGGGAGAAGAACATGCGGCagcaggagaaggagcggaGGAAGCAACAGACCAAAGACAAGATCCAGAGAATCAAGAAGAGAGCTCGCCAAAAGACGATAGGGAGATATATAAAGCCACTGCCAGATGATGCGGGTCGCTTAAACGACACGAGGACAGGAGATTGA
- the LOC100822323 gene encoding uncharacterized protein LOC100822323 isoform X1: MGSLDSGAGVGSYKRAAAAAPLPRASAGGGGAARRPGLRSRLARFLLFEKVDYLQWIGTAAAFFFVTILFVAFFPGSAVFENPMLLLPSRRASAGGGVRQSRTEVLLPRDLGGLDTGQGLVFEPTRLREKWARERREEAESLAKLGRPVKRVGVRKPRLALVFGDLFPDAMQLQMVSVASVLEAMGYEMKVFSFEDGPCSNIWRAIGVPVQILPVDTKLLISVDWLDYDGILVNSVEARPVFSSLMQEPFKSIPVIWTVQESSLAHRISEYNSSEMVQILDGWKEVFSRANVIVFPNYILPVMYAAFDSGNYFVIPGSPKVAFQADRLVAKSYDRNVRISLGLGPRDFVIAIVGSQFSYGGHLMDEALVLQAVGPLLQHLQQYSSENSTQTELKVRILSRNVTEKHSPALDVIALNVGFPRGAVEHVAAEYVDNLLGVASLVIYGSCLDEQSFPSVLVQAMSLEKLVIAPDLGMITKYIDDGVNGLLFPRKNIAMLTQVLLQAVSNGELSVLGQKVASVGKIHAKDLMASETIEGYAVLLQNVIKFPAEALTPLSAGEIPLALKQEWKWHLFEHVKHLYHMNESLTGYKILQKIEEEWRSNQKDDARGSTPKIDEAFSTIAWEEERENRIMSIKMRLEEEESGLFVQLKDRSDQTHGTWEEVYRNVKKVDRMKNELHERDEKELERTGQPLCIYEPFFGEGTWPFLHQSSLYRGIGLSSKGRRPGADDIDASSRLPLLNNGYYRDILGEFGAFFALANRIDRIHKNSWIGFQSWRVTARKQVNLSKNAESAMLEAIQTQKHGDAFYFWVRMDQDPRSHANQDFWSLCDTINAGNCRLAVLEAFQRMYGMQLDEDLNSLPHMPNAGGTWSVMQSWVLRTRSFLEFVMFSRMFVDALDAQMYDNHHQTGHCILSLHRDKHCYSRVLELIVNVWAFHSARRMVFVNPETGAMHEQHPLDGRRGQMSIQWFSYATLKSMDEDLAEEYDEEHPDRKWLWPQTGEVFWQGVYEREKNMRQQEKERRKQQTKDKIQRIKKRARQKTIGRYIKPLPDDAGRLNDTRTGD, from the exons ATGGGCTCCCTCGACAGCGGCGCCGGTGTGGGGAGCTAcaagcgcgcggcggcggcggcgccgctgccgcgcgcctcggcgggcggtggaggcgcggcgcggaggcCGGGCCTGAGATCCAGGCTCGCGCGGTTCCTGCTGTTCGAGAAGGTGGACTACCTCCAGTGGATCGGCACCGccgcggccttcttcttcgtcaCCATCCTCTtcgtcgccttcttccccggatCGGCCGTCTTCGAGAACCCGATGCTGCTGCTCCCCTCCCGACGCGCCAGCGCGGGCGGGGGCGTGAGACAGAGCAGGACCGAGGTCTTGCTTCCTCGCGACCTCGGCGGGCTGGACACCGGCCAGGGCCTGGTGTTCGAGCCGACAAGACTGCGGGAGAAGTGGGCGAGGGAGCGGAGGGAGGAGGCTGAGAGCTTGGCGAAGCTCGGGAGGCCCGTGAAAAGGGTCGGGGTTCGGAAGCCGCGCCTCGCCTTG GTGTTTGGGGATCTCTTCCCGGACGCAATGCAGCTTCAGATGGTTAGCGTCGCTTCGGTGCTGGAGGCAATGGGCTACGAAATGAAG GTTTTCTCATTTGAGGATGGCCCATGTAGTAATATATGGAGGGCCATCGGCGTACCAGTTCAGATCTTACCTGTGGACACGAAGTTACTTATTTCTGTAGATTGGCTAGA CTATGACGGCATACTTGTAAATTCAGTTGAAGCAAGACCAGTATTTTCAAG TCTTATGCAGGAGCCTTTCAAATCCATACCTGTAATTTGGACTGTGCAAGAGAGTTCCCTTGCTCATCGTATTAGTGAATATAATTCTAGTGAGATGGTTCAGATCCTAGATGGTTGGAAAGAAGTCTTCAGCAGGGCAAATGTTATAGTTTTCCCAAACTATATATTGCCG GTAATGTATGCTGCATTTGATTCTGGTAACTATTTTGTGATTCCAGGTTCTCCTAAAGTAGCATTTCAAGCTGATAGATTAGTTGCCAAAAGTTATGACCGAAATGTGAGAATCAGCTTGGGTTTAGGTCCAAGAGATTTTGTAATTGCTATTGTTGGTAGTCAATTTTCATATGGTGGGCATTTGATGGACGAGGCACTTGTGTTGCAAGCAGTGGGGCCTCTTTTACAACATTTACAGCAGTATTCTTCTGAGAATAGCACACAGACAGAACTGAAAGTGAGAATCTTGTCGAGAAATGTAACTGAGAAGCATAGTCCGGCTCTTGAC GTTATTGCTTTAAATGTTGGCTTCCCAAGAGGTGCAGTGGAGCATGTTGCTGCTGAATATGTGGATAATCTCCTTGGTGTAGCTAGCCTTGTCATATACGGTTCTTGCCTTGATGAGCAATCTTTTCCCAGTGTGTTAGTCCAAGCAATGAGTCTTGAGAAGCTGGTTATAGCTCCGGACCTTGGAATGATCACAAAATAT ATTGATGATGGGGTAAATGGACTTCTTTTCCCAAGAAAGAATATTGCCATGTTAACTCAAGTCCTACTGCAAGCGGTATCAAATGGAGAATTATCCGTTCTAGGGCAAAAAGTTGCATCGGTTGGTAAAATCCACGCCAAGGATCTAATGGCTTCTGAAACTATTGAAGGCTATGCTGTACTATTGCAAAATGTTATCAAGTTTCCTGCTGAAGCACTAACTCCGTTAAGCGCTGGGGAGATACCTTTGGCTTTGAAACAAGAGTGGAAATGGCATCTATTTGAGCATGTGAAGCACTTGTACCATATGAATGAGAGTTTGACTGGCTATAAAATACTCCAGAAAATAGAGGAGGAGTGGCGCAGCAACCAAAAGGACGATGCTCGCGGTAGTACACCAAAGATTGATGAAGCATTCTCTACCATTGCatgggaggaagagagagaaaataggATTATGAGCATCAAAATGAGattggaagaagaggag AGTGGATTGTTTGTGCAGTTAAAGGATAGGAGTGATCAGACTCATGGAACATGGGAGGAAGTGTATAGAAATGTCAAAAAAGTGGACAGGATGAAGAATGAATTGCATGAAAGAGATGAAAAGGAGCTTGAGCGGACGGGTCAGCCACTGTGTATATACGAGCCATTCTTTGGGGAGGGGACTTGGCCCTTCCTGCATCAAAGCTCCCTGTACCGTGGAATTGGTCTG TCTTCAAAAGGTCGAAGACCTGGAGCAGATGACATTGATGCTTCTTCTCGTCTTCCGCTTCTGAACAATGGGTACTACAGAGATATTCTTGGTGAATTTGGAGCTTTCTTTGCCCTGGCTAACAGGATTGACCGGATTCACAAGAATTCTTGGATAGGATTTCAATCCTGGAGGGTGACGGCAAGAAAG CAGGTAAACTTGTCGAAAAATGCTGAATCTGCGATGTTGGAAGCCATCCAAACTCAAAAGCATGGAGATGCCTTCTATTTTTGGGTTCGAATGGACCAGGATCCAAGAAGTCACGCTAATCAAGATTTCTGGTCCCTGTGTGACACTATCAATGCTGGGAACTGCAG GTTAGCTGTTTTGGAGGCTTTTCAAAGGATGTATGGCATGCAGCTTGATGAAGATTTGAATTCTCTGCCACATATGCCTAATGCTGGAGGCACGTGGTCTGTGATGCAAAGTTGGGTTTTGCGTACAAGATCATTCCTGGAATTTGTAATGTTCTCAAG GATGTTCGTAGATGCGCTGGATGCACAAATGTATGACAATCATCATCAAACTGGGCATTGCATCTTGAGTCTCCACAGG GACAAGCACTGCTATTCTCGTGTTCTTGAGTTGATCGTGAACGTTTGGGCATTCCACAGTGCACGGAGGATGGTTTTTGTAAACCCAGAGACGGGTGCAATGCATGAGCAGCATCCGCTTGATGGCAGGCGAGGTCAAATGTCAATCCAATGGTTTTCCTATGCAACTCTGAAGAGCATGGACGAAGACTTAGCAGAGGAATATGATGAGGAACACCCTGACAGAAAGTGGCTCTGGCCACAAACCGGCGAAGTCTTCTGGCAAGGTGTGTACGAGAGGGAGAAGAACATGCGGCagcaggagaaggagcggaGGAAGCAACAGACCAAAGACAAGATCCAGAGAATCAAGAAGAGAGCTCGCCAAAAGACGATAGGGAGATATATAAAGCCACTGCCAGATGATGCGGGTCGCTTAAACGACACGAGGACAGGAGATTGA